Proteins co-encoded in one Neodiprion lecontei isolate iyNeoLeco1 chromosome 3, iyNeoLeco1.1, whole genome shotgun sequence genomic window:
- the LOC124293411 gene encoding E3 SUMO-protein ligase ZBED1-like encodes MSFTGKTPKSCWRKYFVINKDNATAQCKYCPKALKTCSNTTNLKQHMERKHSAVLEVDENSCAVAIQDINNCDNINPLAQTSKTTLSTGSEALFSTPKRAKLSIGAAFSRVSAYAPNGDKSKQITQTIAEMITRDSLPYSMVEGIGFKKLMKTVAPLYNVPCRKTITELIDTKYEEKKTIIKQKLKSIKNICLTIDEWKDMQLRSFLGVTVHFIENYEMQSMSIACEPLHENHTGEYLSEMILKVCGDWDLSIEKIVSVTTDNGSNIVKAVEISFGRAKHIRCVAHTLNLVVDNSVKSTEVKLFLDKVRKIVTWFHQSGVGAEELRQLQTQEKIPDGKVKHLVGDVSTRWNSQLLMIERFILMSSTIGSILLKHPNAPQMLQANEIVVLKEIEKVLRPFHDVTEKMSAEKYVTASKAIPMIKCLRILLDATTIDSDLANQLKYSLQTELIKRFENIQKVHLFSVATFLDPRFKKIYLDEPLSLSKTIDYTNRYLSLNMRNDDVLAVTHSESSVSSEVTVNGQDIWKVHHEKIVSANTSTTKNTELDLYIAAPLSNLERHMERKHSGIISSSENKEDHAAKSGNNWQEKSIAATSTYEYTEDSMIMIPTTSASQIEDPVGPSSPKRHKMGIEASFSKILEFGSGGSKNKQIRDAIAQLIYRDNLSFSVVEGEVWKID; translated from the exons ATGTCTTTCACTGGTAAAACACCTAAAAGTTGCTGGCGAAAgtattttgtaataaataagGACAATGCCACTGCACAATGTAAATATTGTCCAAAAGCATTAAAAACGTGTAGTAACACTACAAACTTAAAACAGCATATGGAAAGGAAACATTCCGCTGTTTTAGAAGTTGACGAG AATTCATGTGCAGTTGCTATTCAGGATATTAATAACTGTGATAATATCAATCCATTGGCACAAACTTCGAAAACAACTTTATCAACAGGAAGTGAGGCTTTATTTTCAACGCCAAAACGAGCTAAATTAAGTATTGGAGCTGCTTTTTCGAGAGTTTCTGCATATGCTCCAAATGGCGataaaagtaaacaaataacGCAGACTATCGCAGAAATGATAACTCGAGACAGTCTTCCTTACAGTATGGTGGAAGGAATAGGATTCAAAAAGTTAATGAAGACTGTGGCACCTTTGTACAACGTTCCATGTCGCAAAACAATCACAGAACTTATCGACACTaaatatgaagaaaagaaaactattatcaaacaaaaattaaaatctattAAAAATATCTGTCTCACAATAGATGAATGGAAGGATATGCAATTAAGAAGTTTTTTAGGTGTGACAGTGCACTTCATAGAAAACTATGAAATGCAATCTATGAGCATTGCATGTGAACCGCTACATGAGAACCATACCGGAGAATATTTATCGGAGATGATTCTTAAAGTATGTGGAGATTGGGATTtgtctattgaaaaaattgtaagtgtTACTACTGATAATGGCAGTAACATAGTTAAGGCTGTTGAAATTAGTTTTGGTCGGGCAAAACATATTCGATGTGTAGCTCATACACTGAATTTAGTGGTTGATAATTCAGTGAAATCTACtgaagtgaaattatttttggataaagttcgaaaaattgtaactTGGTTCCACCAAAGTGGCGTAGGCGCTGAAGAGTTGCGACAATTACAAACGCAGGAAAAAATTCCTGATGGAAAAGTGAAGCATTTAGTTGGTGACGTATCCACTAGATGGAACTCACAATTACTTATGATTGAACGTTTTATATTAATGAGTAGTACAATAGGATCTATTTTATTAAAACATCCAAATGCACCCCAAATGCTTCAAGCAAACGAAATTGTTGTACttaaagaaatagaaaaagttTTAAGACCTTTTCACGATGTCACTGAAAAAATGAGCGCCGAAAAATATGTGACAGCCAGTAAAGCCATACCTATGATCAAGTGTTTGAGAATTCTATTAGATGCAACAACGATAGATAGTGATTTGGCTAAccaattaaaatattcactgCAAACGGAGTTGAtcaaaagatttgaaaacatCCAAAAAGTTCACCTTTTCTCAGTCGCAACTTTTTTGGATcctagatttaaaaaaatttatttagatGAGCCGTTATCCTTGTCAAAGACAATCGATTATACAAACCGATATTTGAGTTTGAACATGAGAAATGATGATGTTCTAGCAGTGACCCATTCTGAATCATCGGTTTCATCAGAAGTGACGGTTAACGGACAAGATATATGGAAGGTACACCATGAAAAAATAGTGTCAGCAAACACGTCAACGACCAAGAATACAGagcttgacttgtatattGCTGCACCGTTATCAAATCTTGAG CGACACATGGAAAGGAAACACTCTGGTATCATAAGTAGTAGCGAAAATAAAGAG GATCATGCAGCCAAGTCGGGAAACAATTGGCAGGAAAAATCAATTGCAGCTACATCTACATACGAGTATACTGAAGACTCTATGATTATGATACCGACCACTTCCGCATCTCAAATTGAAGATCCTGTAGGGCCTTCATCTCCTAAACGACATAAAATGGGTATTGAAGCATCATTCTCAAAAATATTAGAATTTGGATCAGGGGgttcaaaaaacaaacagattAGAGACGCTATAGCACAATTGATATACCGCGATAATCTTTCTTTCAGCGTGGTCGAAGGAgaagtttggaaaattgattaa